In Halobacteriovorax marinus SJ, the following proteins share a genomic window:
- a CDS encoding cupin domain-containing protein: MERPDFIQNCEDLRSTESFSYPGDNETFVTGAHLGEMLGLKKIAVNYHILQPGDRSSWPHAHKEQEEFIFVLEGTPQVWIDGKVFDLKSGDCVSLPAGTGHAHSVINNSEDEVKLMVIGQIEAPDDRIFYPLHPERNKECDEDGWFWKDHPKHKLGSHDGLPDKKRPK, from the coding sequence ATGGAAAGGCCAGACTTCATACAAAACTGTGAAGACTTAAGATCGACTGAATCTTTTAGCTACCCAGGTGATAATGAAACATTTGTCACAGGGGCACACCTTGGCGAAATGTTGGGATTAAAGAAAATTGCAGTTAATTATCATATTCTTCAGCCTGGAGATCGTTCTTCTTGGCCCCATGCTCACAAAGAACAAGAAGAGTTTATTTTTGTATTAGAAGGAACACCACAAGTATGGATTGATGGTAAAGTCTTTGATCTGAAAAGTGGGGATTGTGTTTCTTTACCAGCAGGGACAGGGCATGCTCATAGTGTAATTAATAACTCTGAAGATGAAGTGAAGTTAATGGTTATTGGTCAAATAGAAGCTCCAGACGATAGGATTTTTTACCCTCTACACCCCGAAAGAAATAAAGAATGTGATGAAGATGGTTGGTTTTGGAAAGATCATCCAAAGCATAAGCTAGGTTCACATGATGGCTTGCCGGATAAGAAGAGACCAAAATAA
- a CDS encoding acylneuraminate cytidylyltransferase family protein, with protein MTRKRKIIAMVPVRYGSTRVKKKNLRLIDGRPLVSYVLEALSKTTIFDEVYLNSEHEIFEEIAHEYGAKFYKREAHLASNTATNDEFAYDFMKNTDGDILIQVLATSPLVTPEEIEDFVSEMIKDEKDILISVERNQISNFYQGKPLNFNRLEKNPLSQNMEPVFTYASVMMGWTYKSFIENMEKFGCAYHGGDKEFHLYEVNSLATIDIDREEDFQLAEALLVSRKHMKPVKIQYYGESE; from the coding sequence ATGACTAGAAAGAGAAAGATTATTGCAATGGTACCGGTAAGATACGGTAGTACGAGAGTGAAGAAGAAGAATCTACGTTTAATAGATGGAAGACCCCTGGTCTCTTACGTTCTTGAAGCCCTTTCTAAAACAACTATTTTTGATGAAGTGTACTTAAACTCTGAACATGAAATATTTGAAGAAATAGCACATGAGTATGGAGCAAAGTTCTATAAAAGAGAGGCGCACCTCGCTTCTAATACGGCCACGAATGATGAATTCGCTTATGACTTTATGAAAAATACTGACGGAGATATTCTAATTCAAGTACTGGCAACTTCACCTCTTGTTACACCTGAAGAGATTGAGGACTTTGTTAGCGAAATGATTAAAGATGAAAAAGATATTTTGATTTCAGTAGAGAGAAATCAAATTTCAAACTTCTATCAAGGAAAGCCATTAAACTTTAATCGATTAGAAAAAAATCCACTCTCTCAGAATATGGAGCCTGTCTTTACTTATGCTTCAGTGATGATGGGCTGGACGTATAAGAGCTTCATTGAGAATATGGAGAAGTTTGGATGCGCCTATCACGGTGGAGATAAAGAGTTTCATTTATATGAAGTAAATAGTTTGGCCACTATTGATATTGATAGAGAAGAAGACTTTCAATTGGCAGAAGCCCTGCTTGTTTCAAGAAAGCACATGAAGCCTGTAAAAATTCAGTATTACGGTGAATCTGAATAG
- a CDS encoding elongation factor P hydroxylase has translation MKFKIEDLQSIFHKTFREEYQTRLEFGHHEPFYQAAPEKGLENIIFSREDFFASGLHEIAHWCLAGDKRRKLDDYGYWYSPDDRDKEKQALFEKVEVKPQAIEKAFCIACTYPFKPSTDNHSLKDHDPSQFIFNINKQFKAYSRTKFPRRAELFIEALKQFYQK, from the coding sequence ATGAAGTTTAAAATAGAAGATCTACAAAGCATTTTTCACAAAACCTTTAGAGAGGAGTATCAAACTAGACTTGAGTTTGGTCACCATGAACCTTTTTATCAAGCTGCTCCAGAAAAGGGACTAGAGAATATTATTTTCTCTAGAGAAGATTTCTTTGCATCAGGTCTTCACGAAATTGCACACTGGTGTCTTGCTGGAGATAAGAGAAGAAAGCTCGATGACTATGGTTATTGGTACTCTCCCGATGATAGAGATAAAGAGAAACAAGCTCTCTTTGAAAAGGTTGAAGTAAAGCCTCAGGCCATTGAGAAAGCCTTTTGTATAGCATGCACTTATCCCTTTAAACCAAGTACGGACAATCATTCACTCAAAGATCATGATCCAAGCCAATTCATTTTTAATATCAATAAACAATTTAAAGCTTATTCTCGGACGAAGTTCCCAAGAAGAGCCGAGCTATTTATAGAGGCGCTTAAGCAGTTCTATCAAAAGTGA
- a CDS encoding SGNH/GDSL hydrolase family protein → MTISVVELGLRGLGLVIQTGREASFEDGKTVDRDSKVNLRKELKADKWVLALGDSLTNGSNVSVNETYPFRLFHKEENRISDNKVRFNILNHGICESTTYQSLKQLKDILKKWNRVPDIIIYLGGAADLFSPISALQQEKVGEIVEDIEEHAPSFIRGLRIYKIYRGINLALKESFLHNSTLDITEDELRDWDPEVAQVLDFYLTGDVEAAEKFVTDKGLEVPPVKLETILNAVVDRLFIASKQSRVIEETLKFLEKHPELFEGFGRYPLHRMTMAYDFQSKYTAHDIAKRLLKIAHQSPNVLQTELYQKYATLFTEREKSIQRINRLRIQNIRELAEISKANGIKLILQNYPENFTDANIALEQVAKEYGLPLVDNNTVFNELIEKGNNDLFREHEHPSPEGYKLMASNVWKVLKKEIQVDKPN, encoded by the coding sequence TTGACCATTTCAGTAGTTGAGCTGGGTCTTAGAGGTCTTGGACTAGTTATTCAAACTGGTAGAGAGGCTAGTTTTGAAGATGGGAAAACAGTCGATCGTGATTCAAAAGTAAATTTAAGAAAAGAGTTGAAAGCAGATAAGTGGGTACTTGCTCTTGGTGACTCTCTTACAAATGGAAGTAATGTTTCAGTAAATGAAACCTATCCTTTTAGATTATTTCATAAAGAAGAAAATAGAATTTCAGATAATAAGGTACGTTTTAATATTTTAAATCACGGTATTTGTGAATCAACAACTTATCAATCGTTAAAGCAGTTAAAAGATATTTTAAAGAAATGGAATCGAGTTCCTGATATTATCATCTACTTAGGGGGAGCTGCCGATTTATTTAGCCCTATCTCAGCCCTACAGCAAGAAAAAGTTGGAGAGATCGTAGAGGATATAGAGGAGCATGCTCCAAGCTTTATTAGAGGGCTAAGAATTTATAAAATATACAGAGGAATTAATTTAGCTCTAAAGGAGAGTTTCCTTCATAATTCAACTTTAGATATTACTGAAGATGAGCTTAGAGATTGGGATCCTGAAGTAGCACAAGTTTTAGATTTTTATCTTACAGGAGACGTTGAGGCGGCAGAGAAGTTTGTGACAGACAAGGGGTTAGAGGTTCCTCCTGTAAAGCTAGAAACGATACTTAATGCAGTCGTCGATAGACTTTTCATTGCAAGTAAGCAGTCGAGAGTAATCGAAGAGACATTAAAATTCTTAGAGAAGCATCCTGAATTGTTTGAAGGATTTGGACGTTACCCTCTTCATAGAATGACTATGGCATATGACTTTCAGTCTAAATATACGGCACATGATATTGCTAAGAGATTATTGAAGATTGCTCATCAAAGCCCTAATGTATTACAAACCGAACTCTATCAAAAGTATGCAACTCTCTTTACTGAAAGAGAGAAGTCAATTCAAAGAATAAATAGATTGAGAATTCAAAATATAAGAGAGTTGGCTGAGATAAGTAAGGCCAATGGTATAAAGTTAATATTGCAAAACTACCCCGAGAACTTTACAGATGCAAATATCGCCCTAGAGCAAGTTGCAAAAGAATATGGGTTACCACTTGTCGATAACAATACGGTATTTAATGAGTTAATTGAAAAAGGGAATAATGATCTCTTTAGAGAACATGAGCACCCTAGTCCTGAAGGTTACAAGTTAATGGCCAGCAATGTTTGGAAAGTGTTAAAAAAAGAGATTCAAGTAGATAAACCTAATTAA
- a CDS encoding aminotransferase class I/II-fold pyridoxal phosphate-dependent enzyme produces MNSKHPLVIEIEINSGCNLSCSYCPNSLENYASNFEMEESVYSLLLSQLKENGFKGKLAFDFYNEPMMAKNFNWFVSEARRVLPDSFLSLYTNGTRITSKDKLQEILDLGLGEIVVTKHEQVKKLPLENFYKDLEEQVKSKISLRGFGDLTLTNRGGSLDLETSIDSSNLPCSVPSLMMTVTYSGEVLSCFEDAYRKKSLGNIKNKNIIDIWNSNEACQFREDLLAGKRELHSICKNCSRVDFSEGKEKMEKHFIDQEEVDAVAEVLKSGELFRYQKQDGLCRKFEKALASKFGVKYAHLVTSGTNALVCALIASDIGEGDEVLIPSYTFIATASAVLMAGAIPVVCEVDDNLQLDLNHAKEIISDRTKGLIPVHMDGIACDMDAFVKFSKDHNLKLIEDACQSFGGKYKGKYLGTFGDFGCFSFNKDKIITSGDGGIVLTNDREMYEKICCISDGAFSISPHHENFFTDFNPVLGYSMRVSEITGAILNIQLKKSEMILLKYRERKKILYDALKEVDGIKIQNGHDVEGDCGITIYLSCKDANMCASIGKALRNRRVAAIPPSMRPGHVVWKWGKMLTKEAFFDKRRNPYLKTDKQYNYAVFNFLSSMDKVTKTLRVEVDIHWTIEETFKIAELIKDSIRTVK; encoded by the coding sequence ATGAATAGTAAGCACCCCTTAGTTATTGAAATAGAGATAAATTCGGGATGTAACCTTTCATGTTCATATTGTCCAAATTCACTAGAAAACTATGCCTCTAACTTTGAAATGGAAGAAAGTGTATATTCCTTATTGCTGAGCCAGTTAAAAGAGAATGGATTCAAAGGTAAGTTAGCATTTGATTTTTATAATGAACCTATGATGGCAAAAAACTTTAATTGGTTTGTAAGTGAAGCGAGAAGGGTTTTGCCAGATTCTTTTTTAAGCTTATATACAAATGGGACGCGGATAACTTCAAAGGATAAACTGCAAGAAATTTTAGACTTAGGACTCGGTGAGATTGTTGTAACAAAACATGAGCAAGTAAAGAAGTTACCTCTTGAAAACTTTTATAAAGACCTAGAGGAGCAAGTAAAGTCAAAGATTTCATTGCGTGGCTTTGGAGATTTAACTTTAACAAATAGAGGTGGTTCTTTAGATTTGGAAACCTCTATTGATTCTTCAAATTTACCCTGTAGTGTGCCGAGCTTAATGATGACAGTGACCTATAGCGGTGAAGTTCTATCATGCTTTGAAGATGCTTATCGAAAAAAATCACTTGGAAATATAAAGAACAAAAATATAATTGATATTTGGAATAGTAATGAAGCATGTCAGTTCAGAGAAGATTTATTAGCGGGAAAGAGGGAGCTACATAGCATTTGCAAGAATTGTAGTCGCGTAGACTTCTCTGAAGGGAAAGAGAAAATGGAAAAGCACTTTATTGATCAAGAAGAAGTTGATGCCGTTGCAGAAGTTTTAAAATCTGGAGAGTTATTTAGATATCAAAAGCAGGACGGTCTTTGTCGAAAGTTTGAAAAAGCATTAGCAAGTAAGTTTGGTGTAAAATACGCTCATCTTGTGACAAGTGGTACGAATGCTCTTGTCTGTGCGCTCATCGCATCAGATATAGGAGAAGGGGATGAGGTCTTAATTCCATCCTATACTTTTATTGCTACTGCTAGTGCAGTATTAATGGCCGGTGCAATTCCTGTCGTATGCGAGGTTGATGACAATCTTCAATTGGACTTAAATCACGCCAAGGAAATTATTTCAGATAGAACTAAAGGGTTAATCCCTGTTCACATGGATGGGATTGCTTGCGATATGGACGCCTTTGTTAAGTTTTCAAAGGATCATAATCTTAAGTTAATAGAGGATGCCTGTCAGTCCTTCGGAGGAAAATATAAAGGTAAGTACTTGGGAACTTTTGGTGACTTTGGCTGCTTCTCATTTAATAAAGATAAGATAATAACCTCGGGAGATGGAGGTATTGTTTTAACTAATGACCGAGAAATGTATGAGAAAATCTGTTGTATTTCTGATGGTGCTTTCAGTATTAGTCCACATCATGAGAACTTCTTCACCGACTTTAACCCTGTTTTGGGTTACTCGATGCGTGTGAGTGAAATTACTGGTGCAATTTTAAATATACAGCTTAAGAAGTCGGAGATGATTCTTCTTAAGTACAGAGAAAGAAAAAAAATATTATACGACGCTTTAAAAGAAGTAGATGGAATAAAAATTCAAAATGGGCATGATGTAGAAGGAGATTGTGGAATAACTATTTACCTTTCTTGTAAGGACGCAAATATGTGCGCGTCCATAGGAAAAGCCCTGCGCAATAGAAGAGTTGCAGCGATCCCACCATCAATGAGACCTGGTCATGTGGTTTGGAAGTGGGGGAAAATGCTTACTAAAGAAGCTTTCTTTGATAAGCGTAGAAACCCATACTTAAAGACAGACAAGCAATATAATTATGCAGTTTTTAATTTCTTGTCATCAATGGATAAAGTTACAAAAACTCTTAGGGTGGAAGTAGATATCCATTGGACAATAGAAGAAACCTTTAAAATTGCAGAGTTAATTAAAGATTCTATAAGGACTGTTAAATAA
- a CDS encoding zinc-dependent alcohol dehydrogenase: MKRWIYRFKSNTFQIENRDKPLKVNGDEVLVKPISVGFCGSDLFAIRYGGSNPPVGHEWVGEVIEIGSSVEDLSVGEYVTSSANYCCQKCESCISRNWSNCTERKLLGSGEVSVLSNRVKIHFSDIVKLPQDLSIKALTLLEVAFIGDLSFYKAKEAGLKKSDKIVIFGAGPIGIFSYLALKHRGYNATIVEVKRERIKRAKGLGIDIQNFAPFLISGKNFAKFDTAIDCTGNGDGGVGVLPKIHMFTKKEGLIVVVGKYYDAKIDNNSMHGRSLTATWLGSHKVEDFRKSVTFWAPIIERYSEKMVDTFKFGNINKAFEFAKKRVGLKAMLINDDR, translated from the coding sequence ATGAAGAGATGGATCTACAGATTTAAAAGTAATACATTTCAGATTGAAAATAGAGATAAGCCTCTTAAAGTAAATGGTGATGAGGTTTTAGTAAAACCTATCTCTGTTGGTTTCTGTGGCTCGGATTTATTTGCGATTAGATATGGAGGGAGCAATCCCCCTGTTGGTCACGAATGGGTTGGAGAGGTAATAGAAATAGGAAGTTCTGTAGAAGATTTAAGTGTAGGCGAATATGTCACATCATCAGCAAATTACTGCTGCCAAAAGTGTGAGAGTTGCATTTCAAGAAATTGGAGCAATTGTACAGAGAGAAAGCTTTTAGGCTCAGGAGAGGTAAGTGTATTATCCAATAGAGTGAAAATTCATTTTAGCGATATCGTTAAACTCCCTCAAGACCTTTCTATTAAGGCACTTACTTTACTTGAAGTTGCTTTTATAGGTGATTTATCTTTTTATAAGGCGAAAGAGGCTGGTCTTAAAAAAAGTGATAAGATCGTAATCTTTGGCGCTGGACCAATTGGAATATTTTCTTACCTTGCCCTCAAGCATAGGGGATATAATGCTACTATTGTCGAGGTTAAGAGGGAGAGAATTAAGCGAGCGAAAGGTTTGGGAATAGATATACAAAACTTTGCACCCTTTCTTATCTCGGGAAAGAATTTTGCAAAGTTTGATACAGCTATAGACTGTACAGGCAACGGTGATGGAGGGGTAGGTGTCCTGCCTAAGATACATATGTTCACAAAGAAAGAAGGGCTAATTGTTGTCGTTGGTAAATATTACGATGCAAAGATAGATAATAATTCAATGCACGGAAGAAGCTTGACGGCGACCTGGTTAGGTAGTCATAAAGTTGAAGACTTTCGTAAATCTGTTACTTTCTGGGCACCTATTATTGAAAGGTATTCAGAGAAAATGGTTGATACCTTTAAGTTTGGAAATATTAACAAAGCTTTTGAGTTTGCAAAAAAAAGAGTTGGCCTAAAGGCCATGTTGATAAATGATGATAGGTGA
- a CDS encoding radical SAM protein, translating to MMFGFAAKWLHPIFPFTPLRLSVYITKKCNLTCPHCYTKDALNTPEPNSLSFDEWKKIVDTIPRNTVIDFCGGEIFFSKHMLPLLEYMSRKKRLISIITNGTTMTESHIDRFIDQKITYYMTSIDGMEVFHDKLRGKEGTFKRATDMLRYMQNRKKQRGATYPITCIKTVITPDNYKDIPALLDFAENDLGVENIQFCLVYNNKNRMVFDTFSDYNLISGFEGNTFEYPEESKAGVKETLKYIIEYKKKSKMFIGLDPRLPKDEMILDYLDNQNNFGVKNCNRHWSEYFLHYDGQLTSCITYNLGNIRDVNYDVRKVLGQKKVKSFLKYMDSQMPFIEECRSCCKGDHHPK from the coding sequence ATGATGTTTGGGTTTGCCGCAAAATGGTTGCATCCAATTTTTCCATTTACCCCACTTCGTCTATCTGTCTACATTACAAAGAAGTGTAATTTAACTTGTCCGCACTGCTATACAAAAGATGCACTAAATACTCCAGAGCCCAATTCGCTTAGCTTTGATGAATGGAAGAAGATCGTTGATACAATTCCTAGAAATACAGTTATAGATTTTTGTGGAGGAGAAATATTCTTTTCTAAGCACATGCTCCCCTTACTTGAATATATGTCTAGAAAAAAGAGGCTAATTTCCATCATTACGAATGGAACAACGATGACAGAGTCTCATATTGACCGTTTTATAGATCAAAAAATCACCTACTATATGACATCAATAGACGGCATGGAAGTTTTCCACGATAAGCTTCGTGGAAAAGAAGGAACATTCAAGCGCGCCACAGATATGCTTCGCTACATGCAAAATAGAAAAAAGCAAAGAGGTGCAACATACCCTATAACTTGTATAAAGACAGTTATTACTCCAGATAATTATAAAGATATTCCAGCTCTCTTAGATTTTGCAGAGAATGATCTTGGTGTTGAGAATATACAGTTCTGCCTAGTTTATAATAATAAGAATAGAATGGTTTTTGATACCTTTAGTGACTATAACTTGATTTCAGGATTTGAAGGAAATACTTTTGAGTATCCAGAAGAGTCTAAAGCAGGCGTCAAAGAAACACTTAAATATATTATTGAATATAAGAAGAAATCTAAGATGTTCATCGGTCTAGATCCACGACTTCCAAAAGACGAAATGATTCTCGACTATTTAGATAATCAAAATAATTTTGGAGTAAAAAACTGCAATAGACACTGGAGTGAATACTTTCTCCACTACGATGGACAACTTACTTCATGTATCACCTATAATCTTGGAAATATCAGAGACGTCAATTACGACGTTAGAAAGGTTTTAGGACAGAAGAAAGTGAAGAGTTTTTTGAAATATATGGATTCTCAAATGCCTTTCATAGAAGAATGTAGAAGTTGTTGTAAGGGCGATCACCATCCCAAATAA
- a CDS encoding radical SAM/SPASM domain-containing protein, which produces MYLRTLAESFKVFSFSRILLHPKYMLNRFLLNLSFALNLKKSLGKPAYVVIELTNHCNLKCVMCPQPRQTREAGYMSFELFKSIIDQVKNYAEVIDLDLFGEILLHPRFDEFIKYGKTQGLKMMVSTNITRLNEKYSKRLIDSGLDFITLSLDGAKKETFESVRVGGNYEKCVENVETFLRLNKRKIFSTIQIINMKQTQRELIDFVEKFKNHDADIVRIIPYTSHDPKKKDLNCDYNYTPSENHCAFLWRTMVITWNGKVVPCCQDWDNNIVLGDMTKNNLNEIWNGEEFTKMRRDHIDNNRIDYEICQGCDAFNPSKLTMLGSSVLDDYNANKILPVIQKNYILSNLKKKN; this is translated from the coding sequence ATGTACTTAAGAACTTTAGCTGAGAGCTTTAAAGTATTTTCATTTTCTAGAATTTTGCTTCACCCAAAGTACATGCTCAACCGTTTTCTTTTAAACTTAAGCTTCGCCTTAAATTTAAAAAAGTCACTTGGCAAACCAGCTTATGTTGTAATTGAACTTACCAATCACTGTAATTTAAAATGTGTAATGTGCCCTCAACCAAGACAGACGCGTGAAGCAGGGTATATGAGCTTCGAGTTATTTAAATCCATTATTGATCAAGTAAAGAACTACGCCGAAGTCATCGATCTTGATCTATTTGGTGAAATTCTTCTACATCCTAGGTTTGATGAATTTATAAAATACGGAAAGACCCAAGGTCTTAAAATGATGGTCAGTACCAACATTACAAGACTAAATGAGAAATACTCAAAAAGGCTTATAGACTCTGGACTAGATTTTATAACACTCTCACTCGATGGAGCTAAGAAAGAGACCTTTGAGTCCGTTAGGGTTGGCGGTAATTATGAAAAGTGTGTAGAAAATGTTGAGACATTTCTTCGCTTGAATAAGAGAAAAATTTTTTCAACTATTCAAATCATTAACATGAAGCAAACTCAAAGAGAGTTGATAGACTTTGTAGAAAAATTTAAAAATCACGATGCAGACATTGTTCGAATTATTCCCTACACTTCTCACGATCCAAAAAAGAAAGATTTAAATTGTGACTATAACTACACTCCATCAGAGAATCATTGTGCTTTTCTCTGGAGAACAATGGTCATAACCTGGAATGGCAAGGTTGTTCCGTGCTGCCAAGACTGGGATAATAATATTGTCCTTGGTGATATGACAAAGAATAATCTTAATGAAATTTGGAATGGAGAAGAGTTCACAAAGATGAGAAGAGATCATATCGACAATAATAGAATTGATTATGAAATCTGCCAGGGCTGCGATGCCTTCAATCCATCCAAACTAACAATGCTAGGTAGCTCCGTGCTTGACGACTACAATGCAAATAAGATTCTGCCTGTTATACAAAAGAACTATATTCTCTCTAATCTTAAAAAGAAGAATTAA
- a CDS encoding carbon-nitrogen hydrolase family protein: MKNEMKLDVRSAKISDIKGIMHLIKKAYKDLEDYSRDIIRGQITNFPEGHLVATLNDEIVGYSASIILPEKVVLAAHTWKSITGGGYGSTHDEDGDYLYGYEVCVDPDIRGHRIGQRFYNARKRLVKFYRLKGIVFAGRAPNFKKKLKQVKNIETYIEMVKNKEIRDSSLGFQLRNGFEVIGSLKDYLPSDDASLGYGIHLMWKNPEFQEVSKKKSATVEQNVVRVVCVQYQQRGIKSFEEFESLVEYYVDVTADYRADFVLFPELFTMQLLSIKNEEIAADVAIEHMTSYTEQVKDLFRRLAVKYNVNIIAGSHPTKVGDKVKNISYICLRDGQIHEQAKIHPTPDEKYWWNIEGGESVKVIDTDCGPIGVLICYDSEFPELSRHLANQGVNILFVPFLTDNRQAYCRVKYCCQARAIENQMYVAMAGNVGNLPRVNNVDIQYAQSCILTPCDFPFAKDGVAADTTPNVEMVAIADLRLDILREARQSGAVRNLKDRRHDLYSVVWHNKD, from the coding sequence ATGAAAAATGAGATGAAACTAGATGTTAGGTCAGCCAAAATATCTGATATTAAAGGGATAATGCATCTGATCAAAAAAGCCTATAAAGACCTTGAAGATTATTCAAGAGATATAATTAGAGGCCAAATTACGAACTTTCCTGAGGGACACTTAGTCGCAACGCTTAACGATGAGATTGTAGGTTATTCAGCGAGTATTATCCTACCGGAGAAAGTTGTTCTTGCTGCCCATACTTGGAAGAGTATTACGGGGGGTGGTTATGGTTCTACTCACGATGAAGATGGAGATTACTTATATGGCTATGAAGTCTGTGTCGATCCCGATATTAGAGGACATAGAATAGGGCAGAGGTTTTATAATGCTAGAAAAAGACTAGTAAAATTCTACCGATTAAAAGGAATCGTCTTTGCTGGAAGAGCGCCCAATTTTAAGAAGAAGTTAAAACAAGTTAAGAATATAGAAACTTATATTGAGATGGTTAAGAATAAAGAAATCAGAGATTCATCTCTAGGGTTTCAACTTCGCAATGGATTCGAAGTCATTGGTTCTCTAAAAGATTATCTTCCTTCTGATGATGCGTCACTTGGCTATGGAATTCACTTAATGTGGAAGAACCCTGAGTTCCAAGAAGTTTCAAAAAAGAAGAGTGCCACTGTCGAGCAAAATGTGGTTAGAGTTGTATGTGTACAGTATCAACAAAGAGGGATTAAAAGCTTCGAAGAATTTGAGAGCTTAGTTGAATACTACGTAGATGTTACTGCTGATTATAGAGCAGATTTTGTTCTCTTTCCTGAACTCTTCACGATGCAACTTCTTTCGATTAAGAATGAGGAGATTGCCGCTGATGTAGCTATCGAGCATATGACAAGCTATACAGAGCAAGTAAAAGATCTCTTTAGAAGATTGGCCGTTAAGTATAATGTAAATATAATTGCAGGGTCTCATCCAACTAAGGTTGGGGATAAAGTTAAAAATATTAGCTATATTTGTCTTAGAGATGGCCAAATACATGAACAAGCGAAAATACATCCAACTCCCGATGAAAAATATTGGTGGAATATAGAAGGTGGTGAGAGTGTTAAAGTCATTGACACTGATTGCGGCCCAATTGGTGTTTTAATTTGTTACGACTCGGAATTTCCTGAGCTTTCAAGGCACCTGGCCAATCAAGGGGTTAATATTCTCTTTGTACCTTTTTTAACGGATAACCGTCAGGCCTACTGTAGGGTTAAGTATTGCTGTCAGGCGAGAGCGATTGAAAATCAAATGTATGTTGCTATGGCCGGAAATGTAGGAAACCTTCCTCGAGTAAATAATGTCGATATTCAATATGCTCAAAGTTGTATTCTAACTCCTTGCGATTTTCCTTTTGCTAAGGACGGTGTTGCAGCGGATACGACTCCAAATGTGGAGATGGTTGCTATTGCAGACTTGAGGTTAGATATTCTAAGAGAGGCAAGACAGTCAGGTGCTGTTCGAAATCTTAAGGATAGAAGACATGATTTATATTCAGTTGTTTGGCACAATAAGGATTAA
- a CDS encoding START domain-containing protein, translating to MNKLVLAFSIVFSLSLSAKVNWKPIHSESNINIYTRDAGDGILPFRATGVIKAPLKVVLETLMDLSNKNKWSPKLKNVNVHKTLNENHMIISEYYKTPWPATDREFLLEGIKEKISDTKYIIKAKSLHNEKYASDEHVQADVKYLDVTLEKISDNETSIDFRFHGDLKGWMPVWLTNLIQKKWPLRFIQSLDSYIVTKNKAI from the coding sequence ATGAATAAATTAGTATTAGCTTTTTCTATTGTTTTTTCTCTGAGTCTATCTGCAAAGGTTAATTGGAAGCCTATCCACTCAGAAAGTAATATTAATATTTATACAAGAGATGCGGGGGATGGCATTCTTCCTTTCAGGGCCACCGGAGTAATCAAGGCTCCTCTTAAAGTTGTTCTTGAAACATTGATGGACCTTAGTAATAAGAATAAATGGTCCCCAAAACTAAAGAATGTGAATGTTCATAAAACGCTTAATGAAAATCACATGATTATTTCTGAGTACTATAAAACTCCTTGGCCTGCTACAGACAGAGAGTTTCTTCTAGAAGGTATCAAAGAAAAAATCTCTGATACTAAGTATATTATTAAGGCAAAATCCCTTCATAATGAAAAATACGCCTCTGACGAACATGTTCAGGCCGACGTTAAATACTTAGATGTTACACTAGAGAAGATCTCGGATAATGAAACTTCCATTGATTTTAGATTCCACGGTGACCTCAAAGGGTGGATGCCAGTGTGGCTTACAAACTTAATTCAAAAGAAGTGGCCACTGCGCTTTATTCAATCACTCGATAGCTACATCGTAACTAAGAATAAGGCTATATAA